A region of Beijerinckia sp. 28-YEA-48 DNA encodes the following proteins:
- a CDS encoding molybdopterin cofactor-binding domain-containing protein, with protein sequence MNAPFTPSRRAVLAGGGSLLVAFTVPAVAQTPSTPPREPARLPGDLQTNRQLSMWLRIEAGGKVRLLVGKVEIGQGVLTAVQQICADELCVDFDRIVITSGDTELVPNEGATAGSLSMPGCGTAVRHAAADARQLLLKLAAEKWSVDAAKLDVEDGTIKGDGKAISYWELVSGRELEVEATGQGPLRPRDKRRYIGKSHPRIDLPAKMTGQAIFVQDLRPQGMVHGRVVRLPAYGATLQSVDTAAVEKLPGVLKVVRDGAFLGVIATREEQAITAADALREAARWTLLKGQPTSETIYDWLLAQKPQDITIKDQPRKDRRAAATVVEAEYRRPYQMHGSIGPSCALATLGADGVMMIQTHSQSVFETRNAIAMMLGIAPQKVRCQHVQGSGCYGHNGADDVAADAALLARALPGRPVRVQWMRHDEHKWEPYGSAMLTRVKAGLDGDGNVLDWEYQLWSTSHLTRPNNNAGNLLAGGVVAKAFPLPTPVNIGGPNYAADRNAIPMYEFLGQKVTTHFITSFAARASSTRALGAYANVFSIESFMDELAHRANADPVEYRLRSLKNERARAVLQKTAEMFGWSTWQKQPNRGRGIAYAMYKNVATYCAVALEVEVDRTSGKIKVLRAVSANDAGEIVSPDGVKNQIEGGIVQSLSWSLKEAVRFDDSGVLSEDWLSYPILTFNEVPRIDIELIDRPGLPFLGAGEAAQGPTGAALANAVFDAIGVRYRELPLTPERVKQAL encoded by the coding sequence ATGAACGCACCCTTTACCCCTTCACGCCGCGCTGTGCTGGCTGGCGGCGGATCATTGCTCGTCGCCTTCACCGTTCCCGCTGTCGCACAGACACCGAGCACCCCGCCGCGCGAACCAGCACGCTTGCCCGGCGATCTGCAAACCAATCGCCAACTGTCGATGTGGCTGCGCATCGAAGCCGGCGGCAAAGTGCGCCTGCTGGTCGGCAAGGTCGAAATCGGCCAGGGCGTTTTGACAGCAGTGCAACAAATCTGCGCCGACGAACTCTGCGTCGACTTCGATCGTATCGTCATCACATCGGGTGACACCGAGCTGGTGCCAAACGAAGGCGCCACCGCAGGCTCCCTGTCCATGCCCGGCTGCGGCACCGCCGTGCGCCATGCCGCCGCCGATGCGCGACAACTGCTCCTCAAACTGGCGGCTGAGAAATGGAGCGTCGATGCCGCCAAGCTCGATGTCGAGGACGGCACGATCAAGGGTGACGGCAAGGCGATCAGCTATTGGGAGCTGGTCAGCGGCCGCGAACTTGAGGTTGAAGCCACTGGGCAAGGACCGCTGCGGCCGCGCGACAAACGCCGCTACATCGGCAAAAGCCACCCGCGTATCGATCTGCCGGCCAAGATGACGGGACAAGCGATCTTCGTGCAGGATTTGCGCCCGCAAGGCATGGTGCATGGGCGCGTGGTGCGGCTGCCGGCCTATGGTGCAACGCTGCAATCGGTCGACACCGCCGCCGTCGAAAAGCTGCCCGGCGTGCTCAAAGTGGTGCGCGACGGCGCTTTCCTGGGTGTCATCGCCACGCGCGAAGAGCAAGCCATCACTGCCGCGGACGCCTTACGCGAGGCCGCGCGCTGGACCCTACTCAAGGGCCAGCCGACGTCCGAAACCATCTATGACTGGCTGCTGGCGCAAAAGCCGCAGGACATCACGATCAAGGATCAACCGCGCAAGGATCGACGCGCCGCGGCGACCGTGGTCGAGGCGGAATATCGGCGGCCCTATCAGATGCACGGTTCGATCGGCCCGTCCTGCGCGCTCGCCACCCTCGGCGCTGACGGGGTGATGATGATCCAGACCCACAGCCAATCGGTGTTCGAAACACGCAATGCCATCGCCATGATGCTGGGCATCGCCCCGCAGAAGGTGCGCTGCCAGCATGTGCAGGGCTCAGGATGCTACGGCCACAACGGCGCCGACGACGTGGCGGCGGATGCCGCACTCCTGGCGCGCGCCCTCCCCGGCCGCCCGGTGCGCGTGCAGTGGATGCGCCACGATGAGCACAAGTGGGAGCCCTATGGTTCGGCCATGCTGACCCGCGTCAAGGCCGGCCTCGACGGCGACGGCAATGTGCTCGACTGGGAGTATCAGCTCTGGTCGACCTCGCATCTGACGCGACCAAACAACAATGCCGGCAATCTGCTGGCAGGAGGGGTGGTGGCCAAGGCCTTTCCCCTCCCGACACCAGTGAACATCGGAGGGCCAAACTATGCGGCCGATCGCAACGCCATCCCCATGTATGAATTCCTCGGTCAGAAGGTGACGACGCATTTCATCACCTCGTTCGCGGCGCGCGCTTCGTCGACACGCGCGCTTGGCGCCTATGCCAATGTCTTCTCCATCGAAAGCTTCATGGATGAGCTGGCGCATCGCGCCAACGCCGATCCGGTCGAATATCGCCTGCGCAGCTTGAAGAACGAGCGGGCCCGCGCCGTATTGCAAAAGACGGCCGAGATGTTCGGCTGGTCGACGTGGCAGAAGCAGCCGAACCGTGGGCGCGGCATCGCCTATGCCATGTATAAGAATGTCGCGACCTATTGCGCCGTCGCCCTCGAGGTTGAAGTCGATCGCACGAGCGGCAAGATCAAAGTGCTGCGCGCGGTCTCAGCCAATGATGCTGGCGAGATCGTCTCTCCCGATGGGGTGAAGAACCAGATCGAGGGCGGCATCGTGCAATCGCTGTCCTGGTCGTTGAAGGAGGCGGTGCGTTTCGACGACAGCGGCGTCCTCAGCGAGGATTGGCTCAGCTATCCGATCCTCACCTTCAACGAGGTGCCGCGCATCGACATCGAACTGATCGACCGACCCGGCCTGCCGTTCCTGGGGGCGGGCGAGGCCGCCCAGGGGCCGACCGGCGCGGCGCTCGCCAATGCGGTGTTCGATGCGATCGGCGTGCGCTACCGCGAACTGCCGCTGACGCCGGAGCGGGTGAAACAGGCCCTGTAG
- a CDS encoding YbhN family protein codes for MAQDSESDTDTTNAKADKGGNGNRWLGIAGMAVSLAILGFSVYVVAQVLARLDFGQVATAIHATSWTHIALALAFGCGSYLALTFYDFIGLKQLREPVPYRTAAMGSFCAYSMSFTLGFPLLTGSAARYAIYSRVGVSAGNVARLVMLCSLQFWLGMNVLVGLALVLRAPQLAELDKLAVGINMALGWAVLGAVALWCLYVGSGARRLHIKNVALELPGLKLTLAQIVVSCCDLLCAGSALYMLLPAGHGLDFITYIAVYVFAVTAGAASNVPGGIGPFEATFLKAVPGVSAEALLAGLLLFRVVYYFGPFVIGLLIFGAHEVRARLRLSGST; via the coding sequence ATGGCCCAGGACTCAGAGTCAGACACAGACACGACCAACGCGAAAGCGGACAAGGGAGGCAACGGCAATCGCTGGCTCGGCATCGCCGGCATGGCGGTCAGCCTGGCCATCCTGGGTTTCTCGGTTTACGTGGTGGCGCAGGTTCTGGCCCGTCTCGACTTCGGCCAGGTTGCCACGGCCATCCACGCCACATCGTGGACCCATATCGCCTTGGCGCTCGCCTTCGGCTGCGGCTCCTACCTGGCGCTCACCTTCTATGATTTTATCGGGCTCAAGCAATTGCGCGAGCCCGTGCCCTATCGTACCGCCGCGATGGGTTCGTTCTGCGCCTATTCGATGTCTTTCACCCTCGGCTTCCCGCTGCTGACGGGCAGCGCCGCACGCTATGCCATCTATTCGCGCGTCGGCGTCTCCGCCGGCAATGTCGCCCGTCTCGTCATGCTGTGCAGCTTGCAGTTCTGGCTCGGCATGAATGTTCTGGTCGGTCTCGCCCTGGTGCTGCGCGCGCCGCAGCTGGCCGAACTCGATAAACTGGCCGTCGGAATCAATATGGCGCTTGGCTGGGCGGTCCTTGGAGCCGTCGCGCTCTGGTGCCTCTATGTCGGCAGTGGCGCGCGCCGGCTGCACATCAAGAACGTCGCCCTTGAGCTGCCGGGCCTGAAACTGACGCTGGCGCAGATTGTCGTCAGCTGCTGCGATCTCCTGTGCGCCGGCTCCGCTCTTTATATGCTGCTGCCCGCAGGCCACGGTCTCGACTTCATCACCTATATCGCGGTCTATGTGTTCGCCGTCACGGCGGGGGCCGCCAGCAATGTGCCAGGCGGGATCGGGCCGTTCGAGGCCACCTTCCTGAAGGCGGTTCCAGGCGTTTCGGCCGAGGCACTGCTGGCCGGGCTGCTGCTGTTTCGCGTGGTCTATTATTTCGGCCCCTTCGTGATCGGTCTGCTGATCTTCGGAGCCCATGAAGTGCGGGCGCGCCTGCGCCTCTCAGGCTCCACCTAA
- a CDS encoding ATP-binding protein, whose translation MNDAKTHAEADHSQIVTALIGALPDPVLVADRNRRIIATNGGARILFTNATVGSALTLSVRAPDILDAVHRILDGGDRECVLWNEPVPVERLFEVYVSAFTFEGYRAAVIEFRDLTEARRVERMRVDFIANASHELRTPLASLLGFIETLQGPAKEDTAAREQFLGIMRDQARRMTRLVDDLLSLSRIEQNEHVRPQTPVDLVAIVRHVIDTLAPVANDGGVELIVDTPKTAMVAGDRDELIRVAENLVENAIKYGAGGASPQRVSVSVTESSGMTTFEVRDNGPGIPPEHLPRLTERFYRVDAPTSRAKGGTGLGLAIVKHIVSRHRGRLSVESTLGAGSTFRVTLKK comes from the coding sequence ATGAACGACGCCAAAACCCACGCCGAAGCCGACCATAGCCAGATCGTCACCGCCCTCATCGGTGCCCTGCCTGACCCGGTTCTGGTGGCTGACCGCAATCGCCGCATCATCGCCACCAACGGCGGCGCTCGGATTTTATTCACCAATGCGACCGTCGGCAGCGCCCTGACGCTCAGCGTGCGGGCGCCCGACATTCTCGATGCGGTGCACCGCATCCTCGATGGCGGCGACCGCGAATGCGTGCTGTGGAACGAGCCAGTGCCGGTGGAGCGCCTGTTCGAGGTCTACGTTTCAGCCTTTACCTTCGAGGGCTATCGCGCCGCCGTCATCGAATTCCGCGACCTGACCGAAGCGCGCCGGGTCGAGCGCATGCGCGTCGACTTCATCGCCAACGCCAGCCACGAACTGCGCACGCCGCTCGCCTCCCTGCTCGGTTTCATTGAGACCCTGCAGGGGCCGGCCAAGGAAGATACCGCAGCGCGCGAGCAGTTTCTCGGCATCATGCGCGACCAGGCGCGGCGCATGACCCGGCTGGTCGACGACCTCTTGTCGCTGTCGCGCATCGAACAGAACGAACACGTGCGGCCGCAGACGCCGGTCGATCTGGTCGCCATCGTGCGCCATGTCATCGACACCCTGGCGCCGGTCGCCAATGACGGCGGCGTCGAGCTGATCGTCGACACGCCAAAGACCGCGATGGTCGCCGGCGATCGCGACGAGCTGATCCGCGTAGCGGAAAACCTGGTCGAGAACGCCATCAAATACGGCGCCGGTGGCGCCTCGCCGCAGCGGGTCTCCGTCTCAGTGACCGAAAGCAGCGGCATGACGACGTTCGAAGTGCGCGACAATGGCCCCGGCATTCCGCCCGAGCACCTGCCGCGACTGACCGAACGCTTTTACCGGGTCGATGCGCCGACCAGCCGGGCCAAAGGCGGCACGGGCCTGGGCTTGGCAATTGTCAAACATATCGTATCCCGCCATCGCGGCCGGCTGTCGGTTGAGAGCACCCTTGGGGCTGGCAGCACGTTTCGCGTTACCCTCAAGAAATAA
- a CDS encoding (2Fe-2S)-binding protein has translation MPVLTVNGRRHDLAISDDAPLLYVLRNDLQLNGPKFGCGLAQCGACTVLIDGEPTRSCITPVGAVADRAITTLEGLGTAEKPHRLQQAFIDEQAAQCGYCSNGMIMRAKALLDAKPNPNETDVKQALDDNLCRCGAHQRIVRAVLRAAQGA, from the coding sequence ATGCCCGTTCTCACGGTCAATGGCCGCCGGCATGATCTGGCGATTTCCGATGATGCCCCGCTGCTCTACGTGCTGCGCAACGACCTGCAATTGAACGGGCCGAAGTTCGGCTGCGGCCTGGCGCAATGCGGCGCCTGCACCGTGCTGATCGACGGTGAACCGACGCGCTCCTGCATCACGCCCGTAGGCGCGGTGGCCGACCGTGCGATCACGACACTTGAGGGCCTCGGCACAGCGGAGAAGCCGCATCGTCTGCAACAGGCTTTTATCGACGAACAGGCGGCGCAGTGTGGCTACTGTTCAAACGGCATGATCATGCGCGCCAAGGCGCTGCTCGACGCCAAGCCCAATCCGAACGAAACCGACGTCAAACAAGCACTCGACGACAATCTCTGTCGCTGTGGGGCCCACCAACGCATCGTCCGCGCCGTGCTGCGCGCCGCACAGGGGGCCTGA
- the thrC gene encoding threonine synthase: protein MRYISTRGEAPALSFTDALLAGLARDGGLYVPEMFPALPRETIAGFAGQPYAQVAETVIGPFVGDEIAPTAFRAMLDDAYAQFRHPAVTPLTQIGDNLFILELFHGPTLAFKDVAMQLLGRMMDHALKARGERATIVGATSGDTGAAAIEAFRGLDQVDVFIMYPHGRVSDIQRKQMTTIDAPNIHTIALEGTFDDCQSILKGLFNNHGFRDSMKLSGVNSINWARVVAQTVYYFTSAAVLGGPHRPVSFTVPTGNFGDILAGYIAKRMGLPVDRLVVATNENDILERTLANGTYEVRGVVPTQSPSMDIQVSSNFERLMFDACGRDAATVRALMASLQQSGRFTLPQDALAKIRAEFDAFRTGETGTANEMSRVHSECGLLIDPHTAVGVHAGRKALAKNPSVPMVVLGTAHPAKFGDAVKKATGSSAPLPPHLAKLAEAREHFTVLPNDQGAIERFVRERARAARP from the coding sequence GTGCGCTATATTTCGACGCGGGGCGAAGCCCCCGCGCTTTCCTTCACCGACGCTCTGCTGGCCGGGCTCGCCCGTGACGGTGGCCTTTATGTTCCCGAGATGTTCCCGGCCCTGCCGCGCGAGACCATCGCCGGCTTTGCTGGCCAGCCCTATGCGCAGGTGGCGGAAACGGTGATCGGCCCGTTCGTCGGCGACGAAATCGCACCGACCGCCTTTCGGGCGATGCTCGACGATGCCTATGCGCAGTTCCGCCATCCGGCGGTGACACCGCTGACGCAGATCGGCGACAATCTCTTTATCCTCGAACTGTTCCATGGCCCGACGCTCGCCTTCAAGGACGTGGCGATGCAATTGCTCGGGCGCATGATGGACCATGCGCTGAAGGCGCGCGGCGAGCGCGCCACCATCGTCGGCGCCACGTCGGGCGACACGGGCGCCGCCGCAATCGAGGCGTTTCGCGGTCTCGATCAGGTCGACGTCTTCATTATGTATCCGCACGGCCGCGTCTCGGACATCCAGCGCAAGCAGATGACCACGATCGACGCGCCAAACATCCATACGATCGCGCTCGAAGGCACATTCGACGATTGCCAGTCGATCCTGAAAGGGCTGTTCAACAATCATGGCTTCCGCGACAGCATGAAACTGTCCGGCGTCAATTCGATCAACTGGGCCCGTGTCGTTGCCCAGACGGTTTATTATTTCACCAGCGCCGCCGTGCTTGGCGGCCCGCACCGGCCCGTGTCCTTCACCGTACCGACAGGCAATTTCGGCGACATTCTCGCCGGCTATATCGCCAAGCGCATGGGCCTGCCGGTGGACCGCCTGGTGGTCGCCACCAATGAGAACGACATTCTCGAACGCACGCTCGCCAATGGCACCTATGAAGTGCGCGGCGTGGTGCCGACTCAGTCGCCGTCGATGGACATTCAGGTGTCGTCGAATTTCGAGCGGCTGATGTTCGACGCCTGCGGCCGGGATGCTGCGACCGTGCGCGCCCTGATGGCCTCGCTGCAGCAATCGGGCCGATTCACGCTGCCGCAGGATGCGCTCGCCAAGATTCGCGCCGAGTTCGACGCCTTCCGCACCGGCGAAACTGGAACGGCCAATGAAATGAGCCGCGTCCACAGCGAATGCGGCCTGCTGATCGACCCGCACACCGCCGTCGGCGTCCATGCCGGCCGCAAGGCTTTGGCGAAAAACCCGTCGGTGCCGATGGTGGTGCTCGGCACCGCCCACCCGGCCAAATTCGGCGATGCGGTGAAAAAAGCGACCGGCTCGAGCGCGCCGTTGCCGCCGCATCTTGCGAAACTCGCCGAAGCGCGCGAACATTTCACCGTTCTGCCCAACGACCAGGGCGCCATTGAACGGTTTGTCCGCGAGCGCGCCCGCGCCGCCCGCCCCTAA
- a CDS encoding 4'-phosphopantetheinyl transferase superfamily protein, with protein MPVEIEWFFVDEIDNLAPVAAGNAATARVLAVDLSDPRAAPLLRADLLPSDLHDENRPAAGDRRHFRARRAALRTFVALHLGVTAETIDIAYDAAGAPRVRNLRQIPYISVSARGSLALLAVSSKPIGVDFEPETTTEPIIDVLHPQERATLAGLDGAARDRFFLEIWTAKEAYLKALGDGLTRDPSKIAISFTTAGLTISEANTSVALAGGDIRRLDLNGAAIIASCIVRDD; from the coding sequence GTGCCGGTCGAGATTGAATGGTTTTTCGTCGACGAGATCGACAATCTGGCGCCGGTGGCCGCGGGAAACGCCGCAACCGCTCGGGTTTTGGCCGTGGATCTCAGCGATCCCCGGGCCGCGCCGCTGTTACGGGCCGATTTGCTGCCGAGCGATCTCCACGACGAAAACCGCCCGGCCGCCGGCGACCGCCGCCATTTCCGCGCCCGCCGCGCGGCGCTGCGCACCTTCGTCGCACTGCATCTCGGCGTTACGGCCGAAACCATCGACATCGCCTATGACGCCGCCGGGGCGCCACGGGTGCGCAATCTGCGCCAAATCCCTTATATTTCAGTCTCGGCCCGTGGATCGCTGGCCCTGCTTGCGGTGTCCTCCAAGCCGATCGGGGTCGATTTCGAGCCCGAAACGACAACCGAACCAATTATCGACGTGTTGCACCCCCAGGAACGGGCAACCCTCGCCGGCTTGGACGGCGCCGCCCGCGACCGATTTTTCCTCGAAATCTGGACCGCCAAAGAGGCCTATCTGAAAGCCCTGGGCGACGGCCTCACCCGCGATCCAAGCAAAATCGCCATTTCTTTCACCACGGCGGGCCTCACGATCAGCGAAGCCAACACATCCGTCGCTCTGGCCGGCGGCGACATTAGGCGCCTCGATCTCAACGGTGCGGCCATCATCGCGTCGTGTATAGTCAGAGACGACTGA
- a CDS encoding GNAT family protein, with translation MALFRLGPANEPANFIRGEGVYLRPPVQQDFGPWAELREKSRTFLVPWEPTWPVDDLTRSAYRRRLRRQAEEMERDEAFPFFVFRASDHALLGGLTLGQIRRGVSQTGTLGYWMGEAHAGQGYMSRAVRATLVWAFATLRLHRIEAACLPHNDRSIRLLERSGFKREGYARAYLRINGAWQDHVLFAILDSDPLPDAPETKIEANATTRSGKLAQLFGKGYQSH, from the coding sequence ATGGCGCTGTTTCGGCTTGGGCCGGCAAATGAGCCGGCCAATTTCATCCGCGGCGAAGGGGTTTACCTGCGCCCGCCCGTGCAACAGGACTTCGGGCCCTGGGCGGAGCTGCGCGAGAAGAGCCGGACGTTTCTTGTCCCCTGGGAGCCGACCTGGCCGGTCGACGACCTGACCCGCTCGGCCTATCGGCGGCGCCTGCGGCGGCAGGCCGAGGAGATGGAACGGGACGAAGCTTTCCCGTTTTTCGTGTTCCGCGCCTCCGACCACGCGTTGCTGGGTGGCCTGACCTTAGGCCAGATCCGGCGCGGTGTGTCGCAGACCGGCACATTGGGCTATTGGATGGGCGAAGCCCATGCCGGCCAGGGCTATATGTCGCGCGCCGTGCGGGCGACCCTGGTCTGGGCCTTCGCCACGCTCAGGCTGCATCGTATCGAAGCCGCCTGCCTGCCGCACAATGACCGCTCGATCCGACTTTTGGAGCGCAGCGGTTTCAAGCGGGAGGGCTATGCCCGCGCCTATCTGCGGATTAACGGGGCGTGGCAGGATCATGTGCTCTTCGCCATTCTCGATAGCGATCCCCTGCCTGATGCCCCTGAAACAAAGATTGAAGCAAATGCCACAACCCGCTCAGGAAAACTTGCCCAGCTATTCGGCAAGGGGTACCAATCACACTAA
- a CDS encoding response regulator: MTLDPSAPILIVDDYATMLKIVRNLLKQIGYENVDDAPNGAAALEMVAAKQYALVISDWNMEPMTGYDLLIKMRQSEAHAETPFIMVTAESKVENIVAARKAGVSNYLVKPFNAVTLKAKIDQVFGKQAA, from the coding sequence ATGACGCTCGACCCTTCTGCGCCGATCCTGATCGTCGACGATTACGCGACAATGCTGAAAATTGTCCGCAATCTGCTCAAGCAGATTGGCTATGAGAATGTCGATGATGCGCCCAATGGCGCGGCGGCGCTCGAAATGGTGGCGGCCAAGCAATATGCGCTGGTCATTTCCGATTGGAATATGGAGCCGATGACCGGCTACGATCTGCTGATCAAGATGCGCCAGAGCGAAGCCCATGCCGAAACGCCGTTCATCATGGTGACGGCGGAATCGAAGGTCGAGAACATCGTCGCGGCACGCAAGGCCGGCGTCAGCAATTATCTCGTCAAACCGTTCAATGCCGTGACCTTGAAGGCCAAGATCGATCAAGTCTTCGGCAAGCAGGCCGCTTAG
- a CDS encoding EAL domain-containing protein, which translates to MRRFLVLLLFAVTTLVASGAGAVEPIRVPLDSKAIDLTQQVEHYSGEGDRLQVSTAPGADGIVRRIEVSAAQPGTQPAWIVFAFTNDTNEQIERLIVAPHFRLAGSGVIWPDLGASRIAAITASQGFPPEREDSADADVFRLTLDPGSTVTYVAELRTPNLPQIYLWEPDAYKDKVTSLTLYKGIVIGIAGLLALFLTIVFVVKGAVIFPAAAALAWAVLAYVCIDFGFWTKLVGIVGDSDRVWRAGAETVLAATLLVFLFAYLNLSRWHVRASHVTGVWLLFLAALVGLAVYDAPVAAGVARISLAAIAVAGFILVIYLSTLGSDRAIMLIPTWFLLLVWMIAAGYTVTGSLVGDLVSPALIGGLVLIVMLIGFTVLQIAFAGGGIGHGSVSDSERRALALTGSGDIVFDWDVVSDRIYASPELEVLLGLKRGALEGPAAGWFDVLHPFDRDKYTACLDAVLEQRRGRISLDFRLRAVDGHYSWFHLKARPVVGADGEVIRVIGTLGDITEPKTAEERLLHDAVHDNLTGLPNREIFFDRLDTVLTQAQVDREMRPTVIAIDIDRFRQVNEAFGIPGGDSVLLTIARRLTRLVKPQDTLARLSSDEFGIILTSEKDSNAIIQIADNLRRNLLTPVTISDREFALTGSIGIALFDPQLHRRHEDMLKDALLAAAHAKKFGGNRVEFFRPGMRSQQTDRLALETDLRRALERGEIKIVFQPIVRLEDRTIAGFEALLRWDHPRFGRLNPADFIPIAEETGLIIDLGIFVLDRTARELAAWQRALDVTPPIFASVNVSSRQLLRHDLLNDVKAVLTRSGVHRGTLKLELTESLVMENPEYAAQMLQRIRELGAGLALDDFGTGHSSLAYLQRFPFDTIKIDKSFVRPDARGARPVLLRSVIAMAHDLGMEVVAEGAETESDTIELYQLGCEFAQGYAFGQPISALDARKLVGAPPDEPLARAS; encoded by the coding sequence TTGCGCCGGTTTCTTGTCCTTCTGCTGTTTGCGGTCACAACGCTCGTCGCCTCTGGCGCCGGAGCCGTTGAACCTATTCGCGTTCCCCTCGACTCCAAGGCCATCGACCTGACGCAACAGGTCGAGCACTATTCCGGCGAAGGCGACCGTCTGCAGGTGTCGACCGCGCCGGGTGCCGATGGCATCGTCCGACGCATCGAAGTCAGCGCCGCGCAACCAGGCACGCAACCGGCCTGGATCGTCTTCGCCTTCACCAACGACACCAACGAGCAGATCGAACGGCTGATCGTGGCGCCGCATTTCCGCCTCGCGGGTTCCGGCGTCATCTGGCCCGATCTCGGCGCCTCGCGCATCGCCGCCATCACCGCCAGCCAGGGCTTTCCGCCCGAGCGCGAAGACAGCGCCGACGCCGACGTTTTCCGCCTGACACTCGATCCGGGCAGCACCGTCACCTATGTCGCCGAGCTGCGCACGCCGAACCTGCCGCAAATCTATCTGTGGGAGCCGGACGCCTATAAAGACAAGGTGACGAGCCTGACGCTTTATAAAGGTATCGTCATTGGCATCGCCGGCCTGCTAGCGCTGTTTCTCACCATCGTTTTCGTCGTCAAGGGCGCGGTGATCTTCCCCGCCGCGGCGGCGCTGGCCTGGGCGGTGCTCGCCTATGTCTGCATCGATTTCGGCTTCTGGACCAAGCTTGTCGGCATCGTCGGCGATTCCGACCGGGTGTGGCGCGCCGGCGCCGAGACGGTTCTGGCGGCCACGCTGCTGGTGTTCCTCTTCGCCTATCTCAATCTCAGCCGCTGGCACGTGCGCGCATCCCACGTCACCGGCGTCTGGCTGTTGTTCCTGGCGGCGCTCGTCGGCCTTGCCGTTTATGACGCGCCGGTCGCCGCGGGTGTCGCGCGCATTTCGCTCGCCGCCATCGCCGTCGCCGGTTTCATCCTGGTCATCTACCTGTCGACGCTCGGCTCCGATCGCGCGATCATGCTGATCCCGACCTGGTTCCTGCTGCTCGTCTGGATGATTGCCGCCGGCTATACGGTGACCGGCTCGCTCGTTGGCGACCTCGTCTCGCCAGCGCTGATCGGCGGCCTCGTCCTGATCGTCATGCTGATCGGCTTCACCGTTTTGCAGATCGCTTTTGCTGGCGGCGGCATCGGCCACGGCAGCGTCTCCGACAGCGAGCGCCGCGCCCTGGCTTTGACTGGCTCCGGCGATATCGTTTTCGACTGGGACGTGGTGTCGGATCGCATCTATGCCAGCCCGGAACTGGAAGTGCTGCTCGGCCTCAAGCGCGGCGCGCTCGAAGGCCCGGCCGCCGGCTGGTTCGACGTGCTGCATCCCTTCGACCGCGACAAATACACCGCCTGTCTCGATGCCGTGCTGGAACAGCGGCGCGGCCGCATCAGCCTCGACTTCCGCCTGCGCGCCGTCGACGGTCATTACTCCTGGTTCCATCTGAAGGCGCGGCCCGTGGTCGGCGCCGACGGCGAAGTGATCCGCGTCATCGGTACGCTGGGCGACATCACCGAACCGAAGACCGCCGAGGAACGGCTGCTGCACGATGCCGTGCACGACAATCTGACCGGCCTGCCGAATCGGGAAATCTTCTTCGACCGTCTCGACACCGTTTTGACTCAGGCCCAAGTCGATCGCGAAATGCGCCCGACAGTGATCGCCATCGACATCGACCGGTTCCGCCAAGTCAACGAGGCGTTCGGCATCCCGGGCGGCGATTCCGTGCTGCTCACCATCGCCCGGCGCCTGACACGCCTGGTCAAGCCGCAGGACACCTTGGCGCGGCTGTCGAGCGACGAGTTCGGCATCATCCTGACCTCCGAGAAGGACAGCAACGCGATCATCCAGATCGCCGACAATCTGCGGCGCAATCTGTTGACGCCGGTGACGATCAGCGATCGCGAATTCGCCCTCACCGGCTCGATCGGCATCGCTCTGTTCGATCCGCAATTGCATCGCCGCCACGAAGACATGCTGAAGGACGCGCTGCTCGCCGCCGCCCATGCCAAGAAATTCGGCGGCAACCGCGTCGAATTCTTCCGCCCCGGCATGCGCTCGCAGCAGACCGACCGGCTGGCGCTCGAGACCGACCTGCGGCGAGCATTGGAACGCGGCGAGATCAAGATCGTCTTCCAGCCCATCGTGCGCCTGGAAGATCGCACCATCGCCGGTTTCGAGGCGCTGCTGCGTTGGGATCATCCGCGCTTTGGCCGCCTCAACCCGGCGGACTTCATCCCGATCGCTGAAGAAACCGGGCTGATCATCGATCTTGGCATTTTCGTGCTCGACCGGACGGCGCGCGAACTCGCCGCCTGGCAACGGGCGCTCGACGTGACGCCGCCGATTTTCGCCAGCGTCAACGTATCGTCACGACAATTGCTCAGACACGACCTTCTGAACGACGTGAAGGCCGTGCTGACTCGCTCAGGCGTGCATCGCGGCACCCTGAAGCTCGAACTGACCGAAAGCCTCGTGATGGAAAATCCCGAATACGCGGCGCAGATGCTGCAGCGGATTCGCGAACTCGGCGCCGGCCTGGCGCTCGACGATTTCGGCACCGGCCATTCGTCGCTCGCTTATCTGCAGCGCTTCCCCTTCGACACGATCAAGATCGACAAGAGCTTCGTGCGCCCCGATGCGCGCGGCGCGCGCCCGGTGCTGCTGCGCTCGGTGATCGCCATGGCGCACGATCTGGGCATGGAAGTCGTTGCCGAAGGCGCTGAGACCGAAAGCGATACGATCGAGCTCTACCAGCTCGGCTGTGAATTCGCCCAGGGCTATGCCTTCGGCCAGCCGATCAGCGCTCTGGATGCCCGCAAGCTCGTCGGCGCCCCGCCGGATGAACCGCTGGCGCGGGCCAGCTAG